CGGGAGTTCATCCGTCGCTTTCTCGAAGAGAACCCCGGGCTGACGGTTTATCTGAATTTCTCCGTTGACGGATTAGAAGCAACGCACGATCGGGTGCGGGCCGTGCCCGGCAACTTCCGCAAGGCGGAGGAAGCGATCCAGTTGGTTCAACCGCTTCGCTCTCGATTCGGCCACCGCCTCTGGGTGGGGATTAATTCGGTCATCTGTCGAGAGAACTACCGTGAATTGATTCCTTTGGCCGAGTATTTCCTGGAGAAGGGATGGCTCGACGGGCATTACTTCCAGATCATCCGCGGTGATCCGCTCGATCCCACCCTGCTGCCGATCCCGGCGGAGGATTTGCGCCTGCTTTATCGTGAGATCACCCGCATCCAGCAAATCTACGCCCAAAGGGCGTTTGCCAATGACCATCGGGCCGCACGCTGGTTCAAGCAGATGATTTACGTGGGAACGTTCGCCTTTCATCATCGGGTGCAACTGGCCAATTACGTCTCCCATCGTCCGTGGCCGATGCCCTGCACGGCGGGGGAGACGTCTCTCGTCATTGACTACAATGGCGATGTCCGTGCTTGCGAACTGCGAAACCGGCTGGGGAATTTGCGCGACTACGGCATGAATTTCTCCGCCTTTTGGGAATCGGCGGTACGGCAACAAGAGCTTCGAGCCATCGCCGAGGAGAAATGCTTTTGCACGCACGTGTGTTTCCTTCATGACAGCCTGCGATTCTCTCTGAAAGCGCAGCTCGTTGGCATCCCCTTGAGTTACCTCCAGCGGCACCGTTTCTAACTCCGCCACGATGACAATTTCAACCTCCTGTGGCGAGCCCGAGCGTATTCCTGTGCGCTTCGGCAGATCGGCCAAGCACACGGCGGCTGCACGCTGAAGAATCGCAGAAACAGAACGCAGCAGCCGGGGCTGTCGGCGCCTTCCAAAGATTCGCCGGTCAAGCGGCGAACGAGGGTCTATCAACGAGAAGCACGGGAGCGAGGGAAATAGCCGCGCCGGGCAATCACCCGTAGGTCCCCCTTCTCTTTCTTTGCCCGATCGCTCACGATGAGCTTAATCTCCCGAAACCGACGATCCGACGCCGGAGGCGGGTAATAACCGAGCGTGTAGCGCGTTCGTAATAGCTCCATCACCTCGACGAACATTTTTCCCACTTCCTCGTGACGGGAACTGACGGCCACGCCGCCGGTTCGCTCGGCGTAATATTTGGCGCTTCCCGTGATCGGGGA
The nucleotide sequence above comes from Blastocatellia bacterium. Encoded proteins:
- a CDS encoding radical SAM/SPASM domain-containing protein, yielding MTETSQIKALVQFLGTLKRERTLHTVILFVTSHCNARCRTCFYWQDLNRPGDLTFDELAELSRTMPPFTQLLLSGGEPTLREDVPEIVHLFSVNNGIRSLNFPTNGLKPERTREFIRRFLEENPGLTVYLNFSVDGLEATHDRVRAVPGNFRKAEEAIQLVQPLRSRFGHRLWVGINSVICRENYRELIPLAEYFLEKGWLDGHYFQIIRGDPLDPTLLPIPAEDLRLLYREITRIQQIYAQRAFANDHRAARWFKQMIYVGTFAFHHRVQLANYVSHRPWPMPCTAGETSLVIDYNGDVRACELRNRLGNLRDYGMNFSAFWESAVRQQELRAIAEEKCFCTHVCFLHDSLRFSLKAQLVGIPLSYLQRHRF